A part of Pectinatus sottacetonis genomic DNA contains:
- a CDS encoding TonB-dependent receptor plug domain-containing protein: MNKYLSRSMLISIMVTGDLLMGAVSTAYAQSDQAFNLDQTVVTATRTKKAIIDAPANVQVITAEEIKNGGYSSVFEAVRNLTQADAHTYQEDGMDYGSMMSRIKLRGIDDGTLVLINGNPGNYMNHATLNNIPIDQVEKIEIVKGANSVLYGPQAIGGVINIITKKPAKTGKVTGTISGTVGSRIKGSSLNIQTDNFNAGIKKSYSRDFLNVEHAGIAGAGPALNIKDKSAEQMYLDINLTKELMFSYGRTDNKSDFETGKFINYVPNMLYKGNIDTSFNNYALIYNTTNGLRAVAGYNTFNCNTIYDKSYPKHYTDNEFWGYNANLDVQKKFDLRNDKDSFILGTTLTREHIKCNYQPSVDNETNDRNSYSLYQSYNHQITNKFNIITGLREYYMTSSKFQDSDFQVLPQLQGLYKVNDKSSYYFNIGKSFEMPDISSGFFYSSNYVVNSDLKPQSGWSYELGHKFADGKKTITADVFYMTVNNKFYWDKTDTGASIMKNRDKWKNTGLEVNYDQKINNELSADIGITWQNPKAYSSSTSQWTQDSAKYVINTGARYNKNKFMADARIFAYLDREPAYYNYERTSSKISDHNLKNSCDLTVTLSYAPTDVDSFKLVGRNLFNRDDVINNYEYYAMPANVAFTYERKF; encoded by the coding sequence ATGAATAAATATTTGAGTCGTTCAATGTTGATATCAATAATGGTAACAGGGGATCTGCTCATGGGAGCTGTTTCAACAGCTTATGCACAATCTGACCAAGCGTTTAATTTAGATCAGACAGTAGTAACAGCAACGAGAACTAAAAAAGCAATAATTGATGCACCTGCCAATGTACAGGTAATTACGGCTGAAGAAATAAAAAATGGCGGATACAGTAGTGTATTTGAAGCTGTTAGAAATTTGACACAGGCTGATGCACATACTTATCAGGAAGATGGTATGGATTATGGCTCGATGATGTCAAGAATAAAATTGCGCGGTATTGATGACGGGACATTGGTTCTTATAAATGGAAATCCGGGAAATTATATGAATCATGCTACATTGAATAATATTCCCATAGACCAGGTGGAAAAAATTGAAATTGTAAAAGGGGCAAATTCAGTTTTATATGGACCACAAGCAATTGGCGGGGTGATAAATATTATCACGAAAAAACCTGCTAAGACAGGTAAAGTTACAGGCACTATTTCCGGGACTGTCGGTAGCAGGATTAAGGGTTCAAGTTTGAATATACAGACGGATAATTTTAATGCTGGGATAAAAAAGTCGTACAGCAGGGATTTTTTAAATGTGGAACATGCTGGGATAGCAGGAGCAGGGCCGGCCTTAAATATTAAAGATAAAAGTGCTGAACAAATGTATTTGGATATAAATTTGACTAAAGAGCTAATGTTCAGTTATGGCAGGACGGATAATAAGTCAGATTTTGAAACAGGGAAATTTATTAATTATGTGCCTAATATGTTGTATAAAGGTAACATAGATACTTCTTTTAATAATTATGCATTAATATATAATACTACAAATGGGCTAAGAGCTGTTGCAGGATATAATACTTTTAATTGTAATACTATATATGATAAATCATATCCTAAACATTATACAGATAATGAATTCTGGGGGTATAATGCCAATCTTGATGTACAAAAAAAGTTTGATCTGCGCAATGATAAAGATTCATTTATTTTAGGGACAACACTCACGCGCGAACATATAAAATGCAATTATCAGCCATCTGTGGATAATGAAACAAATGACAGAAATAGTTATTCACTGTATCAGTCATATAATCACCAGATAACGAATAAATTTAATATTATAACGGGCCTGCGCGAATATTACATGACGAGTTCAAAGTTCCAGGACAGCGATTTTCAGGTTTTGCCACAGCTCCAGGGATTATATAAAGTAAATGATAAATCTTCTTATTATTTTAATATCGGTAAATCATTTGAAATGCCGGATATTAGCTCAGGATTTTTCTACAGCAGTAACTATGTAGTTAATTCTGACTTAAAACCACAGTCAGGCTGGTCGTATGAACTGGGGCATAAGTTTGCTGATGGGAAAAAGACAATTACGGCAGATGTATTTTATATGACGGTCAATAATAAATTTTACTGGGATAAAACAGATACTGGGGCTAGTATAATGAAGAATCGTGATAAATGGAAAAATACTGGGCTGGAAGTAAATTATGACCAGAAAATAAACAATGAATTATCAGCTGATATCGGGATCACCTGGCAGAACCCTAAAGCATATTCTTCAAGTACTTCACAATGGACGCAGGATTCAGCTAAATATGTTATTAACACAGGGGCAAGATACAATAAAAATAAATTCATGGCTGATGCGCGTATTTTTGCTTATTTGGATCGAGAACCGGCATATTATAATTATGAACGTACATCTTCCAAAATAAGTGACCATAATTTGAAAAACAGCTGTGATTTGACAGTTACATTGAGTTATGCGCCAACTGATGTAGACAGCTTTAAATTAGTGGGACGGAACTTGTTTAATAGAGATGATGTTATAAATAATTATGAATATTATGCGATGCCGGCAAATGTTGCTTTTACTTATGAACGGAAATTTTAA
- a CDS encoding ABC transporter substrate-binding protein — MNRRFLLLIFSLVFVSINILGCAADNKKQSHNILYTVTDTQGSVLNFSEKPHRIVSLSISTDEILLGLLPPDRILAVTALADDKGISNVRAKAKKVSKRIPKNSSAEYILSLQPDLVIVPDFIKPEMIRNLQDIGLKVYVYKTPHTIDGIKKCINDLAVVVGEPQNAAKLITYMNKKLQVVQKKLGYIPVRKRKRVVFMRYNGVYFSKKTSFSDIFRNAGLYDVTDDIKNRHEGILPREEVVKLKPDIFIMADWNYDGKHDVYGLKEQLLSDRAYENIPAWQYKKIIIVPGAEMLCISQYAADAVLDLAQKAYPEKFY; from the coding sequence ATGAATAGAAGATTTTTGCTATTAATATTCAGTCTGGTTTTTGTCAGTATAAATATTTTAGGCTGTGCGGCTGATAATAAAAAGCAGTCACATAATATTTTATATACAGTGACAGATACTCAGGGCAGTGTTTTAAATTTTTCGGAAAAACCGCATAGAATAGTTTCACTTTCTATAAGTACAGATGAAATATTACTTGGTCTGTTACCGCCAGATAGAATATTAGCGGTAACAGCGCTGGCAGATGACAAGGGTATATCCAATGTCAGGGCAAAAGCAAAAAAGGTTTCTAAACGGATACCTAAAAACAGCAGTGCGGAGTATATTTTATCTTTGCAGCCTGATTTAGTAATTGTACCTGATTTTATTAAACCGGAAATGATCAGAAATTTACAGGATATAGGATTGAAAGTTTATGTTTATAAAACACCACATACTATTGACGGAATAAAAAAATGCATAAACGATTTAGCTGTAGTGGTAGGGGAACCACAGAATGCAGCTAAACTTATTACTTATATGAATAAAAAGTTACAAGTGGTGCAGAAGAAATTAGGTTATATACCAGTGCGTAAACGAAAAAGAGTGGTATTTATGCGGTATAACGGAGTTTATTTTAGTAAAAAAACATCATTTAGTGATATTTTCCGCAATGCTGGGTTATATGATGTTACGGATGATATAAAAAACAGGCATGAAGGAATTCTGCCGCGTGAAGAGGTAGTTAAGCTCAAACCGGATATATTCATTATGGCTGATTGGAATTATGACGGAAAACATGATGTCTATGGATTAAAAGAGCAGCTTCTGTCCGATCGGGCATATGAAAATATCCCAGCATGGCAGTATAAAAAGATAATTATCGTGCCGGGAGCAGAGATGCTGTGTATTTCACAGTATGCAGCTGATGCAGTACTTGATTTGGCACAAAAAGCTTATCCAGAAAAGTTTTATTAA
- a CDS encoding TonB-dependent receptor plug domain-containing protein, which yields MKNELNSSILLSVLLTGSLLVGRMAVVHAQQDEQSFNLDQTVVTATRTAVDKFKANSNICIITAEDIQRNHYTDLSEALRSVPGVNISQYAPAGYNDSNSVYINGSKNIVVLINGVKQNFAGGNPASLIFSMRNLDDVDHIEVLHGSASTLYGSDAKGGVINIITKKITQNKTRLKTSTGSFGKKTYAVANQGVKNSWTWDVIYQKDKNGDFEDAHGENQRSKLDADTFNFSLNNQVSKKSAIAFHYRLYKDKEKFAAPWEKLKDGSIDKHGWDIIYNLKPNNKSKNQFSISDDTYYSEIDSYLTDVQTWRIADQFDQKLGRNHLLTSGFEYTHDKILHDNGISKNTLTNRSYYLQDQWQLTPALKLTSGVRYDDNSGFGKHSTPSFNLGYLVDSKTNVYISYSDYFLTPTPSQLYNTYYGNPDIKPETGINKEIGINHRFTNSLSGSAHFFKRQSENTIGYLYSTGHYGNVGNEHSQGWDVQMQKKFNDFISSSIGFTHVHIDPTQQRTANIDGYIPESEWNIATNYTNKEFDASVNGRGIINQMGPQTADVLGNFFPQTTYWVWDLAMNYKLTSNAKVFFKVNNVFNQFYAECSNARSNWWGQKNEWWNAPGRSFMIGVQYDF from the coding sequence ATGAAAAACGAATTGAACAGTTCTATACTGTTATCAGTTCTTTTAACAGGGAGTCTATTAGTAGGAAGGATGGCTGTTGTTCATGCACAGCAGGATGAACAATCTTTTAATCTGGATCAGACGGTAGTAACAGCTACAAGAACAGCAGTGGATAAATTTAAAGCTAATAGTAACATTTGCATTATTACGGCAGAAGATATACAACGCAATCATTATACAGACCTCAGCGAGGCATTAAGATCTGTTCCTGGAGTGAATATCAGTCAATATGCACCAGCTGGGTATAATGACAGTAATAGCGTATATATAAATGGTTCTAAGAATATTGTTGTACTTATAAATGGAGTAAAACAGAATTTTGCCGGAGGTAATCCTGCTTCATTAATTTTCTCTATGAGAAATCTTGATGATGTAGATCATATTGAAGTGTTACATGGATCTGCTTCTACTTTATATGGATCTGATGCTAAGGGTGGAGTAATTAATATAATAACGAAAAAAATTACCCAGAATAAAACACGATTGAAAACATCCACAGGAAGTTTTGGTAAAAAGACTTATGCTGTAGCTAATCAAGGAGTGAAAAATAGCTGGACTTGGGATGTAATTTATCAAAAAGATAAGAATGGCGATTTTGAAGATGCTCATGGGGAAAATCAGCGTTCTAAATTAGATGCAGATACGTTTAATTTTTCCCTTAATAATCAAGTAAGTAAAAAGTCTGCCATTGCGTTCCATTACAGATTATATAAGGATAAAGAAAAGTTTGCGGCTCCCTGGGAAAAGTTAAAGGATGGAAGTATTGATAAACATGGTTGGGATATAATATACAACTTAAAGCCAAATAATAAGAGTAAAAATCAATTTAGTATTTCCGATGATACATATTATTCGGAAATTGATTCTTATCTTACGGATGTACAGACGTGGCGTATAGCCGACCAGTTTGACCAGAAATTAGGAAGAAATCATTTACTTACAAGTGGATTTGAGTATACACATGATAAAATTCTTCATGATAATGGCATAAGCAAGAATACATTGACCAATAGATCTTATTATTTGCAGGATCAATGGCAGCTTACACCAGCTTTAAAATTGACAAGCGGTGTTCGCTATGATGATAATTCTGGTTTTGGAAAACATTCAACACCAAGTTTTAATTTAGGTTATTTGGTAGATTCTAAAACCAATGTGTATATTTCTTATAGTGATTATTTTTTAACACCGACGCCTAGTCAGCTTTATAATACATATTATGGCAATCCTGATATTAAACCAGAAACAGGTATCAATAAGGAAATAGGAATAAATCATCGTTTTACAAATAGCCTATCAGGATCGGCTCACTTTTTCAAAAGACAGTCAGAAAATACGATTGGTTATTTGTATAGTACAGGCCATTATGGCAATGTTGGAAATGAACATTCCCAAGGCTGGGATGTTCAAATGCAGAAAAAATTTAATGATTTTATTTCCTCTTCAATAGGATTTACACATGTACATATTGATCCAACACAACAGCGGACAGCCAATATAGATGGCTATATTCCAGAAAGTGAATGGAATATAGCAACAAACTACACTAATAAGGAATTTGATGCATCTGTAAATGGCCGCGGAATAATTAATCAAATGGGACCGCAGACTGCCGATGTTTTGGGAAACTTTTTTCCACAGACAACATATTGGGTATGGGATCTGGCCATGAATTATAAATTGACAAGCAATGCGAAAGTCTTTTTCAAGGTAAATAATGTTTTCAATCAGTTTTATGCGGAATGTTCAAATGCCAGAAGTAATTGGTGGGGACAAAAAAATGAATGGTGGAACGCACCTGGGCGCAGCTTTATGATTGGTGTTCAATATGATTTCTAA
- a CDS encoding MerR family transcriptional regulator, which yields MNKYERDDYFTSGELASLYKIPKQTLLYYDRIGLLKPEFIGSNGYRHYNITQYLTLEIILNLRKLDIPIIEIKSYIANRSPENFLKLIEKKDQECQKNIADLQKVHRSLSLVKENTLRINKVIFDQIFLTYEPAKTLCLTLINEKQKGKNIIKMIARHVYKVFSKDQFKEKNVGWIINKKDFFSGIYNKSTAFYSVYDQNCLPLKPPLSIRPAGLYLTLTVKGTYYQNAPQAMLKLQKFMQVNNMYPVSNIFVIPLENHWLTAHTKEYINKIILQVDNIC from the coding sequence ATGAATAAATATGAACGCGATGATTATTTTACCAGCGGTGAATTGGCCAGCCTTTATAAAATTCCTAAACAAACATTACTGTACTATGACCGTATTGGCCTCCTAAAACCAGAATTTATCGGCAGTAATGGTTACAGGCATTATAATATAACACAATATCTGACTTTAGAAATCATTCTTAATTTACGCAAACTTGATATCCCTATTATTGAAATAAAATCTTATATTGCTAACAGATCCCCGGAAAATTTTCTAAAACTAATAGAAAAAAAAGACCAGGAATGTCAAAAAAACATTGCTGATCTACAAAAAGTCCATCGCAGCTTATCTTTAGTAAAAGAAAATACATTACGCATAAATAAGGTAATATTTGACCAAATATTTCTCACATATGAACCGGCGAAGACACTTTGCCTGACTCTTATCAACGAAAAACAAAAAGGTAAAAATATCATAAAAATGATTGCCCGCCATGTATATAAAGTATTTTCTAAAGATCAATTTAAAGAAAAAAATGTCGGGTGGATAATAAATAAAAAGGATTTTTTTTCTGGTATATATAATAAATCAACCGCCTTTTACTCAGTATATGATCAAAATTGCCTACCATTAAAGCCCCCCCTTTCTATTCGTCCTGCTGGATTATATCTTACTCTAACCGTTAAAGGAACTTACTATCAAAATGCCCCACAAGCTATGCTAAAATTGCAAAAATTCATGCAGGTAAATAATATGTATCCTGTAAGCAATATATTTGTCATTCCTCTAGAAAATCATTGGCTTACTGCCCACACAAAAGAGTATATCAATAAAATAATCCTACAAGTAGATAATATCTGTTAA
- a CDS encoding FAD-linked oxidase C-terminal domain-containing protein yields the protein MQNNIIINTLTQIVGPGHILSDLESLYSYSYDASPGHQHLPTAVVFPADTQEISQILSFANIHKIPVYTRGSGTNLSAGTCPVKGGIVLVTTRLNKILEIDEENLVVVVEPGVIVADLNKTVAPLGLIYPPDPGTVATATLGGTVSENAGGLRGLKYGVSKHYVMGMEVVLASGDIMTCGGKNVKDVSGYDMTKLFTGAEGTLGIITKLILKIVPAPEAKKSMMAVFKNLDDAGNTVSDIIANKIIPATLEIMDNATIRTVEDYAKVGLPLEAEAVLLIEVDGNPIVVEQEAKKVFSVLKKNNAFSVEVAKTQADVDKLWAARRAALPALAKLRPTTYCEDATVPRSKVPVFLHAVSDIAKKYNVTIGTFGHAGDGNMHPTLVCDLRDKEEMQRIHKAMDEIFRTALKLGGTLSGEHGIGLGKLQWMHIQHGPVGMKTMKAIKQALDPNLILNPGKLVGEC from the coding sequence ATGCAAAACAATATTATTATCAATACCCTTACCCAAATTGTTGGCCCTGGACACATATTAAGTGATCTAGAAAGTCTTTACAGTTATTCCTATGATGCTTCACCTGGACATCAACATTTACCTACAGCAGTCGTATTTCCTGCTGATACACAGGAAATATCGCAGATTTTATCTTTTGCTAATATTCATAAAATTCCCGTCTATACCCGTGGCTCTGGCACTAATTTAAGTGCTGGAACCTGTCCGGTAAAAGGAGGCATTGTATTAGTAACAACACGCTTAAATAAAATTCTCGAAATCGATGAAGAAAATCTTGTTGTCGTTGTCGAACCAGGAGTAATCGTTGCTGATTTAAACAAAACAGTAGCCCCCTTGGGACTAATTTACCCACCTGATCCAGGTACAGTAGCAACCGCTACTTTAGGCGGAACCGTATCAGAAAATGCCGGCGGCTTGCGCGGCTTGAAATATGGCGTATCAAAACATTATGTTATGGGCATGGAAGTTGTTCTGGCAAGCGGTGATATAATGACTTGCGGTGGTAAAAATGTAAAAGATGTTTCCGGCTATGATATGACAAAATTATTTACTGGTGCTGAAGGCACCCTTGGCATTATCACTAAATTAATTTTAAAAATTGTTCCTGCTCCAGAAGCCAAAAAAAGTATGATGGCTGTTTTTAAAAATCTGGATGATGCTGGTAATACAGTTTCCGATATTATCGCTAATAAAATAATCCCTGCTACTTTAGAAATTATGGATAACGCAACAATCCGCACTGTGGAAGATTATGCTAAAGTAGGGCTTCCCTTGGAAGCAGAAGCTGTTTTATTAATTGAGGTTGACGGAAACCCCATTGTTGTCGAACAAGAAGCAAAGAAAGTATTTTCTGTCCTGAAAAAAAATAATGCTTTTTCTGTGGAAGTTGCTAAAACACAGGCTGATGTTGACAAATTATGGGCAGCCCGTCGCGCTGCTTTACCAGCACTGGCCAAACTCCGTCCTACAACTTATTGTGAAGATGCTACAGTACCACGCAGTAAAGTACCTGTCTTTTTGCATGCCGTAAGTGACATCGCTAAAAAATATAATGTTACTATAGGTACTTTTGGTCATGCCGGTGATGGAAACATGCATCCAACACTTGTCTGCGATCTGCGCGACAAAGAAGAAATGCAGCGCATACATAAAGCAATGGATGAAATTTTCCGAACGGCTTTAAAGCTAGGTGGCACATTAAGTGGCGAACATGGTATTGGACTAGGTAAACTACAATGGATGCATATTCAACACGGTCCGGTAGGTATGAAAACAATGAAGGCAATAAAACAGGCCCTAGATCCTAATCTAATCCTTAACCCCGGTAAATTAGTAGGAGAATGTTAA
- a CDS encoding (Fe-S)-binding protein — MDNKLTVEKIKECDKTLLLDIQDALANCMKCGNCMAVCPIFKELGVETGVARGKLSLIEGVLKGVIPLSDNFEKSMGLCLSCKACAANCPCGVPADELIIRGRQAIVKAHGLSPVKKKVFALLKNRPLFDLALRTAGIFGPISMKKLPRPMAVVSRFPMPGMDKKRVLTPFAAVPLRKQYPETIKINNAKFKIAFFTGCTINYAYTDVGKAVINVLKENNIEIVMPKMQHCCGTPVFTSGDIESGKAFARHNIQTFERYNVDYIIAACGSCTEALKYEYPKMFKDDPSMKIRAEKIAEKTYEISEFLVDIVKFRKDNLGTLNATVTMHDPCHMVRGIKVTQQPREIVKSIPGIIFKEMKEPARCCGSGGSFSLAHYDISRKINDRKVADIKSTNADIVVTSCGTCRMHITDGLVQNKIDNVEVMHVIQLLDKAYQAGKSNH, encoded by the coding sequence ATGGATAATAAACTTACTGTTGAAAAAATAAAAGAATGTGATAAAACCTTGCTTTTAGATATACAGGATGCCCTTGCTAACTGTATGAAGTGTGGTAATTGTATGGCTGTATGCCCCATTTTCAAGGAACTCGGCGTAGAAACAGGTGTAGCCCGCGGCAAATTATCCCTAATCGAAGGAGTTTTAAAAGGAGTTATCCCCCTTTCCGACAACTTTGAAAAGTCCATGGGATTGTGCCTCTCCTGCAAAGCCTGCGCTGCCAATTGTCCTTGTGGTGTTCCAGCCGATGAATTAATTATTCGTGGTCGACAAGCTATTGTAAAAGCACATGGGCTGAGTCCTGTAAAAAAGAAAGTATTTGCCTTGTTAAAAAATCGGCCTCTATTTGATCTAGCTTTACGCACTGCAGGAATTTTCGGTCCAATAAGCATGAAAAAGCTTCCCCGTCCTATGGCTGTAGTGTCCCGTTTTCCCATGCCTGGTATGGACAAAAAAAGAGTATTAACTCCCTTTGCTGCTGTCCCGCTACGAAAGCAATACCCTGAAACAATTAAGATTAACAATGCTAAATTTAAAATAGCCTTTTTTACTGGCTGTACAATTAATTATGCTTACACGGATGTTGGTAAAGCTGTTATAAATGTTCTAAAAGAAAATAACATAGAAATCGTTATGCCTAAAATGCAGCATTGCTGTGGAACCCCAGTCTTTACTTCCGGTGATATCGAGTCAGGTAAAGCATTTGCCCGCCATAATATCCAAACATTTGAACGATATAATGTAGATTATATTATAGCTGCCTGCGGTTCGTGTACAGAAGCTTTAAAATATGAATACCCCAAAATGTTCAAAGATGATCCATCTATGAAAATACGTGCCGAAAAAATAGCCGAAAAAACATATGAAATCAGTGAGTTCCTCGTAGATATTGTTAAATTCCGCAAGGACAATTTAGGCACGTTAAATGCTACTGTAACAATGCATGATCCCTGTCATATGGTACGCGGTATAAAAGTCACGCAACAACCACGGGAAATAGTAAAATCTATTCCGGGAATAATATTTAAAGAAATGAAAGAACCTGCCCGCTGCTGCGGCTCAGGAGGATCTTTCAGCTTAGCTCACTATGATATTTCGCGCAAAATAAACGACCGAAAAGTTGCTGACATAAAATCAACAAATGCTGATATTGTTGTAACAAGCTGCGGAACATGCCGAATGCATATCACTGATGGCCTTGTACAAAACAAAATAGACAACGTTGAAGTCATGCATGTCATACAATTACTGGACAAAGCTTATCAGGCAGGTAAATCCAATCATTAG
- a CDS encoding ABC transporter substrate-binding protein, giving the protein MKKAIFSKVIFIIFCCVFFAGCGNNRADIKDTAYKVTDYQGTVVNFKTRPKRILTLSMSTDEIVLGLVKPDKLVAVNTLLDDPVSSNIAALAKQIPTKIKNPSVERICSLQPDLVIVPDWNNISIVDNLRDMGINVIVVPGPKNIAQVKQSINIIADALGRHSEGTELTALMDKKIAEIEKKVSAIPKDKRKKIVLVSLMTTYGGIGSTFDDACKYAGVINGVSAAGIHNGQALTKEMLVKINPDILLMPVYDDHGKFNVKTYNEKYLNDPSLQTIKAIKNNALVYPREGYIYNASQDIVFSIQEIARCAYGKEFDFPANMHLSVVK; this is encoded by the coding sequence ATGAAAAAAGCAATATTCAGTAAAGTAATATTTATTATATTCTGCTGTGTTTTTTTTGCTGGGTGTGGAAATAATAGAGCTGATATAAAGGATACAGCGTATAAAGTTACTGATTATCAGGGGACTGTAGTTAATTTTAAAACAAGACCTAAACGCATATTAACGTTATCTATGAGTACTGACGAGATAGTGCTGGGCTTAGTTAAGCCAGATAAATTAGTAGCAGTTAATACACTGCTGGATGATCCAGTAAGTTCTAATATTGCTGCTTTAGCTAAGCAGATCCCGACAAAAATAAAAAATCCTTCAGTAGAAAGAATTTGTTCTTTACAGCCTGATCTTGTTATTGTACCAGATTGGAATAATATATCTATAGTTGATAATCTGCGCGATATGGGAATTAATGTTATAGTAGTTCCCGGGCCTAAAAATATTGCGCAGGTAAAACAATCAATAAATATTATTGCTGATGCATTGGGAAGACATAGTGAGGGAACAGAATTAACAGCACTTATGGATAAAAAGATAGCAGAGATAGAAAAAAAAGTGTCAGCTATTCCTAAGGATAAACGCAAGAAGATAGTTTTGGTTTCTTTGATGACTACCTATGGAGGAATAGGTTCTACTTTTGATGATGCATGTAAATATGCTGGTGTAATAAATGGGGTTTCTGCTGCGGGAATCCATAATGGACAAGCTTTGACGAAGGAAATGCTTGTTAAAATCAATCCTGATATTTTGTTGATGCCTGTATATGACGATCATGGTAAATTTAATGTAAAAACATATAATGAAAAATACTTAAATGACCCTTCATTACAAACAATAAAGGCCATTAAAAATAATGCACTTGTATATCCGCGGGAAGGTTACATCTATAATGCCTCGCAGGATATAGTTTTTAGTATACAGGAAATTGCTAGATGCGCTTATGGTAAAGAGTTTGATTTTCCTGCTAATATGCATTTGTCCGTAGTAAAATAA
- a CDS encoding adenosylcobinamide amidohydrolase, which produces MAVKLCTVSTGDEVYFYDKSIVVFFAGRRKVLSTSVYNGGYHEDFKAVYNHDAKQGEGMPCEMLADTYVENMRLVSKKLALDPDKVSGMGTAASMENAVVEKMSYKDLTVTAVVTGGIETNGGRVGDPADYYRPIEKPDKFGTINIILVLGSDMPPGTLARALVTCTEAKTAAIQELLEGSKYSTGIATGSGTDQTIIIADAASPLYLEGAGKHSKMGELIGKVVIKAVKRALDKQSGLNPVKQHDVFRRLKRFSVTPMKIWQEYSKKGKKILKPQYLLQVEKLAVEDAMLTYTSLYAHLLDQFLWQLLQRQETIRAANKILKVLAEEYTVETAVIKEAAVDDMMDAWIVVFNRILDKRITV; this is translated from the coding sequence ATGGCAGTAAAACTTTGTACAGTATCAACAGGTGATGAAGTTTATTTTTATGATAAAAGTATTGTAGTTTTTTTTGCAGGCAGGCGTAAAGTTTTAAGTACATCTGTTTATAATGGTGGATATCATGAAGATTTTAAAGCAGTTTATAACCATGATGCCAAGCAGGGAGAAGGAATGCCTTGTGAAATGCTGGCAGATACATATGTTGAAAATATGCGGCTGGTGTCAAAAAAATTAGCACTTGATCCTGATAAAGTTAGTGGGATGGGAACTGCTGCTAGTATGGAAAATGCAGTAGTAGAAAAAATGAGTTACAAAGATTTAACAGTGACAGCTGTTGTTACTGGGGGGATTGAAACTAATGGTGGCAGGGTCGGGGATCCGGCAGATTATTATCGCCCGATAGAAAAACCGGACAAATTCGGTACTATAAATATAATATTGGTGTTAGGCAGTGATATGCCGCCGGGAACATTGGCAAGAGCTTTAGTTACCTGCACAGAAGCTAAAACTGCTGCTATTCAGGAACTTTTGGAAGGTAGTAAATATTCTACTGGGATTGCCACTGGTTCCGGAACCGATCAAACTATAATAATTGCTGATGCAGCAAGTCCTTTATATTTGGAAGGCGCTGGTAAACATTCTAAAATGGGGGAATTAATCGGTAAAGTTGTTATTAAAGCGGTTAAGAGAGCTCTTGATAAGCAATCAGGTCTTAATCCAGTAAAACAGCATGATGTTTTTCGCCGTTTGAAACGCTTTTCTGTTACACCAATGAAGATTTGGCAGGAATATAGTAAAAAAGGTAAAAAAATTTTAAAGCCGCAATATTTACTACAAGTAGAAAAATTGGCAGTAGAAGATGCAATGCTGACATATACATCACTGTATGCTCATCTTCTGGATCAATTTTTATGGCAGCTTTTACAAAGACAGGAAACGATAAGGGCAGCTAATAAAATATTAAAAGTTTTGGCGGAAGAATATACTGTGGAAACAGCAGTAATAAAAGAAGCTGCTGTTGATGATATGATGGATGCATGGATAGTTGTTTTTAACCGTATACTCGACAAAAGAATTACGGTATAA